One Oryza glaberrima chromosome 11, OglaRS2, whole genome shotgun sequence genomic region harbors:
- the LOC127755445 gene encoding NAC domain-containing protein 77-like, translating to MVEPVKSELGSLFLPPGFRFHPTDAEVILNYLLEKFINPSFTSLPIYEVDLNKCEPWDLPTAKMGNNEWYFSRKDMKYPTGMRTNRATKEGYWKATGKDREIFKPAIYEGSSKNNKQLVGMKKTLVFYMGRAPKGTRTNWVMHEFRLHANLHNHYPNLRLNPNEWVVCKVFHKKQRDEAINNQQQQPAVDQADDDDIFQLDDIFADPSIYDFSNSSANVLSAPPNNNAVHSSVSAGTTMTSTTTASSFQHQPNCYSAPLQQHVSSWNNTPGAGGAHGIGSSYYNLQQQQQQQAAMVKDLEDIIAVPDYGTLLPSSNKGSSIRSATAGVSQQNPLGVPQYKIENYGDHYISRE from the exons ATGGTGGAGCCTGTGAAATCGGAGCTTGGCAGCCTGTTCTTACCTCCAGGCTTCAGGTTTCATCCGACGGACGCTGAAGTTATCTTGAACTATCTCCTTGAGAAGTTCATCAACCCTAGCTTCACCTCCTTGCCCATCTACGAGGTCGACCTCAACAAGTGCGAGCCATGGGATCTCCCAA CGGCGAAGATGGGGAACAATGAATGGTACTTCAGCCGCAAGGACATGAAATACCCGACGGGGATGCGAACCAACCGAGCCACCAAAGAGGGATATTGGAAGGCCACCGGCAAGGACAGGGAGATCTTCAAGCCTGCCATTTACGAAGGAAGCAGCAAGAACAATAAGCAGCTTGTCGGGATGAAGAAGACGCTGGTGTTCTACATGGGGAGAGCTCCAAAGGGCACCAGGACCAACTGGGTGATGCACGAGTTCCGTCTCCACGCCAACCTCCACAACCACTACCCAAACCTTCGTCTCAATCCCAACGAATGGGTTGTGTGCAAGGTGTTCCACAAGAAGCAGAGAGACGAAGCCATCAacaaccagcagcagcagcctgccgttgatcaagccgacgacgacgacatcttTCAGCTAGATGACATCTTCGCTGACCCCAGCATCTACGACTTCAGCAACTCATCTGCCAACGTCTTGTCGGCGCCGCCCAACAACAATGCGGTTCATTCCTCCGTTTCTGCAGGTACGACGATGACTAGTACGACTACCGCCAGTAGCTTCCAGCATCAGCCAAACTGCTATAGTGCGCCTCTGCAGCAGCACGTCTCCTCTTGGAATAATACGCCTGGAGCTGGAGGAGCCCATGGAATTGGAAGCAGCTACTACaacttgcagcagcagcagcagcagcaggcagcaaTGGTGAAAGACCTAGAAGATATCATTGCTGTCCCGGATTATGGTACGCTACTGCCGAGCAGCAACAAGGGTTCATCAATAAGGTCGGCGACGGCTGGAGTTTCGCAGCAGAATCCCCTTGGCGTGCCGCAGTACAAGATAGAGAATTATGGGGATCATTACATATCACGAGAGTaa